GCTGCTGGGGTGGATGCGGTCATGAGTGCTCATCTACTGATTCCTAGCTGGGATGCCGAACTACCGGCAACGCTGTCTGAGCAAATTTTGACCCAGCAGCTGCGACAGAGTATGGGATTTGCCGGATTGATTGTTACAGATGCTCTGGTAATGGGAGCGATCGCCAATCGTTATGGTGTGAATGAAGCTCCAGTCTTAGCGGTAGAAGCTGGGGCAGATATTTTATTGATGCCAATTGATCCAGAAGGAGCAATTCAGGCTGTATGTGAGGCGGTGGAGAGTGGTCGCATTTCCCCAGAGCGGATTCGTGCCTCGGTTGAGCGGATCTGGGATGCTAAGTTCAGGCTAAGGGATGAGGGGCGTGGGGCGTGGGGCGTGGGCTCAGAGGTTACAGATTCAGTTCTAGAATTGGCTCAGCCGGAGGCATTTGCTTTAGTTGACAAGATTTTGTCTGAAACTCAGGTGGTTCATGGGGCTGTGCCTCTACAGTTAGAAAAATTTAACCGCCCTTTATGCAACTTGATTGTAGTGGATGATCTGCTGGCGTGTGATTTCTTGAATCGACAAGCTCCAGCGATCGCTCTACCAACGCAACTAGGCTACACCACTCAGCTGAGCGATCTCCATACACCTAATACTCCTAAACAAGATGGAAATCACCCTACCCTGCTTCAGCTGTTCATTCGCGGTAATCCTTTCCGAGGTAGTGCTGGCATGACTCAAGTGGCGCAAGCTTGGGTTGAAAGATTATTAAGTTCAGGTAATCTCCAAGCCTTGGTTATCTACGGTAGTCCTTATGTCCTAGACCAATTTCTTCCAGCTTTATCGCCACAAGTTCCTTGCATCTTTTCTTATGGACAGATGCGAGCTGCTCAGGCTATCGCCTTGCAAACCTTGTTTCAATTCAAAAGTCCACTATCCTAACGCTTTTTCATCACTCTAGGCGGAGGAAAATAAGAAATCCTTGGATTCTAAAGGGGAGGGAATGGCGCCTCGGCTTCGATTCAGTCGATCCTCTTCTGGCACATTTACTAGATACCAATATCTGTATTCAGATTATTGCTGCAGAGCCTAGAGTAGTGGGAGAATTTTGGATCAGGCGGAACGAGTGCTACATCTCTACCATCGTATTAGCAGAAATTTACCAATGGATACACAGGAAACACCTCAGAGCCTGAAAGATACACACAAGCTCTAGGAACACTCGAACAAGCTCTGCATATAGTCAAATTCGATCAAGCAGCAGCTATTGAATTTGGTAACATTCAAAGTGAAGTAAACTGTGGTGGCAGAGCTACCGGAACATTCAACATAATGGTTGCTGCGGTTGTCCGCTCCTGTAATTATACTCTTGTTACTGCCAATATTAGCCGCTTTAGAAATATCAGTAGCCTGCGACTAGAGAACTGGATGGACAACTCTGTGCAGATCATTGATACCTCTAAACCTGAGATTTTCCTCACAGGTCACAATAGATCAGGTATTTTACACGAAATCGCAAAAGCCTTAAAAGACCTTGGTATCAATATTATAGAAGCCGTAGGAAAAACTAGAGTTAATAGCAATAACCCTGCCGCTGGCTTCTCAATGAAAATTTCTCTTCCCTCAAGCGTAAATATAAAAACAGTGCATTCAACTTTGAACAGTCAACTTAATTTAAACATTAATATCAGCTTTAAAGACAGCGATAGCCCAAGTAATTTCAGTCCTATCAGCTCTGAAGGTCAAGATAATTTCAATTCAAGGGAAACATCCCATTCAGATTATAAAATAATGATTATTAAGGGAAAGGATAGAGTTGGATTAATAGCTACATTTACATATCCCTTATATGAAAGAAAAATAAATATTATTAATTTTCATGTTACCTCCCTTAATCAGGATGGAATTTTCAACATCTGTTTCATCTTAAGTAGAGATCCAGAGCAAGACTGGGAACAAGTCCGTACGGAAATTCAAGAAGTTGAACGTGATACAACACAGGTATTTTACCTCGTTTGATCCCCCAAACCCTTGGAGGGCTAGGGGGCTGCTTAGAGGATTTTGCTAACCCCCGATGCCTAAGCGTCCTGCCAAGGCGGGAGTTAGGGGTAGGAGAGTGGCAACCATCAAAAACAGAGCTAAAAGACCTAATGCTGCTCGTGCATCGTCAGGTTCGGTTAATTCATTCAGGCTAGGACGTTCTAAATCCCGTTGTAAGAATACAATCATGATCGCCCAATACAAAGCTAGAGGATTAGCCAGAGAAGCGATCGCCAGCACAATTAAAGTTGCTAGCGTTGTGCGCCTAGCTGTTTTGCGTCCGTAAATCGCCTGTACAATCCG
This window of the Chroococcidiopsis sp. CCMEE 29 genome carries:
- a CDS encoding glycoside hydrolase family 3 N-terminal domain-containing protein, which produces MTRLLPNLDTLSLAEQVAQMIVVRASGYLFDHQIQYPAWEPPTAKLQHWLENLGVGGAILLGGSAGELALRSQQLQNWAKIPLLIAADIEEGVGQRFSGATWFPPPMAISAITRKNPSLAQHYAAQMGAIIAQEALSIGINWVLAPVVDVNNNPNNPVINVRAFGETPDTVSELTTAFIRGAKTYPVLTAAKHFPGHGDTATDSHLDLPVLPHSPTRLAEIELPPFKAAIAAGVDAVMSAHLLIPSWDAELPATLSEQILTQQLRQSMGFAGLIVTDALVMGAIANRYGVNEAPVLAVEAGADILLMPIDPEGAIQAVCEAVESGRISPERIRASVERIWDAKFRLRDEGRGAWGVGSEVTDSVLELAQPEAFALVDKILSETQVVHGAVPLQLEKFNRPLCNLIVVDDLLACDFLNRQAPAIALPTQLGYTTQLSDLHTPNTPKQDGNHPTLLQLFIRGNPFRGSAGMTQVAQAWVERLLSSGNLQALVIYGSPYVLDQFLPALSPQVPCIFSYGQMRAAQAIALQTLFQFKSPLS